TAAGTCATCTCTGGGGATCTAAAAGTCTATTCATCAAGAATTCTGAGTCTGGGCCCTCTGCATAGTGTGTCCTGACCATGTACCAGTGACAACTGTGTTACTCTGGAAGCTATATCATACTTTGTTGCCAGTTACTTATCCACTTATTGCACAATACTTTCCTTACCTAATGATTTAATACACATACTTACAGTTTGTTGGTTTATCTTTCAGAGTTTGTCTGACAGTGGAAGATCTGATCAGTGTTGTGTCTgtgttttcttaaaggaatattccgggttcaatacaagttaagcccaatcgacagcatttgtggcataatgttgattaccgcaaaaagtaattttgactttccccttctttcctttaaaaaaaagcaagaatctgggttacattgaggcacttacaatggaagtgaatggggccaatattttaatgttaaaatactcactttttcaaaagtatagccacaagacaagaacaatatgcatgtaaacaggatttttgtgtaataaaatcgcttaccttttttgtgtaaagttatagccaattttacaacttcgttgccatgacgatgtaatgtcatcaaaccctaaaatgattgtaaaaacaatgatttaaacaactttacagttcaaataatacatgagttttaacagaagaattaatgtaagtgctttaataaaactataagcttcacatttctgcctttcaaccctccataaattggccccattcacttccattgtaagtgcctcactataacctccattttttttgcttttttttttttttaaagaaaaagtgggacgagtcgaaattattttgtggtaatcaacgttatgccacaaatgctgtcgattgagcttaacttgtattgaaccccgaatattcatTTAGGAAAAGCTGTTAATTTGTAACACTTGGTTGTAGGATGACAATAATATTACATGCTTTTCTTGTAAGTAGAATAGCTGAACTTAAACAATGCTGTTCACTTAAATGGACCAGGTTTTGCACCGACAAATGAATTGCAATTAGGGAGAGCTAGATTAATGtttattgacaaataaggttgtccgagttGGAAAAAAATGAGAAACCTTTAAAAAACATAACTTTTTAAAACAAGCGTCTCAAGTTCGTAGAAATTtaatctttgtgtctaatttgttttcatacatttttaaaaaacacttatagcattttctggcaaaaatttatttaatggctttaaaaatgCCATGTGGTGTTCAAGTCAACCATCAAGTTAAAGGtattaaatattttctttgtaCCTTGAATACATAAGTTTAGACAACTTGGTCATTCATTTAATGCTGTTTCTAcaagatgcagttgaaattttatttaagcaccaaaaaaaaaaaaaaaaataaaaaatttcaagtagaattatccgttattttagtggagtatctGAGCtttagatgtgtgtgcttctcatctgtgtctctgcatgttgatCTCAGACACAGTTAAAAAGTTCTCGtacttgtgtgtgtatttgcttttttatattattttccaatcagacggttatttcctttttaaagcCGCTTGTTTTTgagcagcagttgattgacaggtgacggTTGGTGCTTCATTGCTCTCCTGGATGcatcaggatggattagcatttacaccttaaatgcgatgtggtcactaCCCTCGTATGtagtttttgtgatctgattctgatcacaaaatgttttagaccccgtttagacctgtatttagcattgaccacatgtgatcggatcacccgaacgCATctaaataccaggtgtaaacggggtctaaggTGTGAACAGTAATCCATCCTGTGTGCGTCCTGGACAGCAgcaaagcgccacccctcacctgccAATCAACCACGGCACTAAAACAAGGTTATGAgtgactttaaaaggaaataaccctCAGATCGGAAAATGTGTATAAAGCAGATGCATAAAAAAGCACGAGAACTCTAcaatgtgtctgatatcaacacagttGAGAAGCAGTAATTTATAAAAGGTCAGATGTGAATGGCTCTGTGAGGATGTCCATGCATTTCCTGTTGTAGTCCTGCACTACGATGAGCGTCAGAGATTCTTTGATAtattgagataacaacctccgcggctctacaataggagagagcataacggtCAACTAGAGTGTTACGACAGAAAGTCACCGTTTGCgtataccatacaaatgaatggggagagccgtaaagtgACAACTACATGTCACAAAATCGTCTGTGAATTCTCTTATAAAACATcaatttatcatagtaaactccacacatagtttatTCCAAAAGCATTAAGTGTTAAACTTGTTGAAGTTTAGTTGAAAGGCAGTCtattaattaaaggtgctgtaagcgattttagcgttctgaagctttcatgagactgagctgttgaattagccactccccctcattccaaaacctgccctccaaagataatattgagaccaaaacagagcaaaagagcagcattgtttgttcctgtggctgtcaaattcagcagtggcacaatagcgccttcaactgacaaacattatagCATAGCCTcagtgatccgcttcaaatacaacactatgagaacgagcaaaatgattgacaggtgaaaagcgttaATGTCTGTggtccgtggacacatttttgtttgctgtttacaaagtcgaCAGCTggcacagagaccggtgagatatctcaggacacttatttcattaatatctttaagggagtaggaaaagttttgcataattttccatgaaaaaaatcgcttacagcacctttaagtgatgagctgtttcctcaaaaaagcagtttattcagcacactgaggcatctcctccatagacattcattgaaaaagaatggcctcttgtcttctcgccagtgtaccaccatagaatgtctatgggagtgCCGTGTTATGCTAAtttaggctaagcttgtaggctccactATTAGAAGGGTTCCCTGAGCGTCATCCAAAAAGGATATTATGACCACTGACATAAAGTGACAAAGAGTAGGAGtttatgaaatatatttatacttaaacaaaaatattgGTCTATATTTTTTCCTACCCACATCATCGAATTGATTCTGTCTCTGGTTTGTATTTTGAAGCCGAAAAATTATAACCTAGTGGTTCTCAATTGGTAGGTTGGGAAAAAAACCATGctaaacacaaaataataaaatgtagctAACCCattatcatgcaaaaaaaaaaaaaaaaaaaaaaaaaggctaaataagTAGGCTTACAATCTTTTGTAAGGCAGGAGAATATACTTCCCATATATTTTGCTGTTGATATTAAAGGATGTGCATCAGTCAAACTCAACTGTATTTTggtattaattcttctgtcattTAGTATTAGCTTGCCAAAtcaggcagatgccaacatgaacAGGATGCATGGCATGCCCTCATCcttaaaaaacatagtattaaaaaaaaaaatgtttacttcaGACGTTCAACAGTTTTGGCATTGTGAGTTTCCACttgatgtcaaatgtaaatttGGATCTCAGAACcacttgagaaccactgatacAACACTTTAGGCATCTGGATTTAGCTAGTTTTCAAAGTGTTGTTATTGACTTTGTCATGGCTTAAAGTATCTCTAATATTCCTCTCTTTCCCCAAGAGGAATGAGTGGATAAATCCCACACAGTAGTCTATTCACTAGACCCCGTGATGGGTTAATAAGGAAGGCGTGATCTAGTCTTCTTGGCATTGTGAAACAGTATTCATATGTATAACGGCACTGCAGTCTCTCCCCTTCTTGTCTTATTCTCTGTAAATCTGATAAGGCCAGTGTTTTCCACTCTGTCATGGGACAGTTCACTTTTTTGTCAGTTCTTGCCTTCCCAAGCAGTCTGTAAGGTAGTTGTCTAAGGGATATTTGTGGTCGCCTACTGGTGTCATCGGCATTATCAGCAAGTTTTAGAACTGTGTGTGAATCAGTACAAATACTTTGATGGTGTGATAGTTTTGCGCTTGAAGATGGAGTTTCACTGATTTGTTGAGAGAATTGGACAGTCTTTTGCAAGCTGTTGGAGACACGGATGTCTATAGCTTCAGAATCTAAGTTTAGAGGAACCACGAAAAGTATGTAAAATTTATCATTATTCAGTGCTCAACAAAAATTAAGGCATAACGACAAGGGGCCAGTGTGAAAGAGTTTCAGGCCAGTTGCCCCATTGAACCAGTGCTGCGTTCTCACTACATCTTTCGTTCGTTGATcatatacatttgtttttatgcGTTGCAAACTTAAGGCTTGGTCACATTTTCTTTACTTAGCAAAATTCCATGGGTGAAATACAGTCATTTCAGAAGGAACCCGCACGATCAGGAATTTGACCTGATGGACTTCCAATGACAAAGAAATGTCCCAATGCGAATTTCGCATTTGGTCCAAATTTGGTGAACTTCAACATttgcgttgaccaataggaagttgcttggtttggcagtgacctctgtgtgggcaggGCTTCATATATAGTACCCACACTGAATATTCAAAGTGGACGAGAAAAGAATTTAAGTGGTGAGTTTCTAtataacttcactctcccagagtatgAAGTGCAGCTTAAAAAATAGGCTgcttaatagaccttattcaccacagtggcatctttgatttttgacgggaatgacaacaaggctgagGATAGATGTGCAGTCTCTCCAAAGGGCTGCagtgcagtttaaagtgtttttggattgttccgcagacaaaacattgaaaaatatctttccaagaacattcagtagacaacatgagttgtggaaaatcaaacAATTCTGCTAACAATTTTTGTGGTGGGGCCATTGAAAACATCGGCAGCGGAAGTACAAATCATCTTTATTCTTGAACCTTGCCCTTTGTGATGTAATTTATTGCTTGCTGTGTTAAGAGATCAGTCCTCACATATGAAGTGACCGTATATTCCTCTGTCTTGTCTCCTCGGCTGCAGTGGGAGATTTTGAGAAAATATGGCGTGAGCACTGTGAAGACGAGCAGACTCTCAGTGAGTATGCCATGGCCATGAAGAACCTAGCCGACAACCACTGGGCAAATAAATGTGAGGGAGAGGGACGCATCGAGTGGTGCCGCAGGTACGACCATCAATGGTGTTTGGTATGAAGCcaatattttgttatatgaagTTAAATATATGgtgccttttaaaaaaatatatatctttttttaagactggtagagcatggcgctagcaacaccaaggtcatgtgtTCGATTCCTTGGGAGTGCAGATACTGATTAAAATGTTTAGCTTGAAtgcattgtaagttgctttggaagAACGCATGtgacaaatgcataaatgaatatGTAAATCTGTCTTTCCACAGTGTTTGTCAGGAGTACTTTCAGGATGGAGGGATGAGGCGAGTGTTGGAGAAGGATGAGAAGAGTGCAAGGCATGCCGCAGCTGGCAATAATACATCTGTATACACTCCACCACAACCTTCCTCTCCCAGGTGCTCTTCAATGACAGTGTTTATTTGTGTGCATTTATTTGAACAACACTGCAAATAGGTTTTTGTTTTGGGAGGGGCGTATTTTGGCTATTTTGACATGACAACTATTTTACTGTCTAAATAATGAAAATTTTTCTCTATTGGTTATAGCTCAATGTTCCAGCTTGAAAGGATACGACTCCTGGATGTGGGCAGTTGTTTCAATCCCTTCCTGAAATTTGACGAGTTTCTTACTGTTGGTATCGACATTGTGCCAGCAGTCgaggtttgtgtttcttgagGTTATGgatcagtggttcttaactggtgggtcGAGACTCGAGACCCAAAAATGTGCTGTAAACGGTAGGGAAAGTACAATGCAAAAGATAAATGATtctaagttcagtcatgaaactctacatggtgcaAGCTTAAAGGTCCTTtgaacatgtaatctgttagccagtcGGCTCGCATACTCGGtgatttaaaggaaaattctgagttcaaatgttaagctcaatcaacagcatttgtggcattatattgattaccacacaaactaattttgacttcctccttttctttcaaaaaatgcaaatatcggggcctgggtagctcagcgagtattgacgctgactgccacacctggagtcgcgagttcgaatccagggtgtgctgagtgactccagccaggtctcctaagcaaccaaattggcccgtttgctagggagggttgagtcacatggggtaacctcctcgtggtcgcgattagtggttctcgctctcagtggggcgtgtggtaagttgtgcgtgaatcGTGGAGGAATAGCATGAGAGAAaagggagataaaaaaaaaattaaaaaaaaaatagaaatctgttacagtgaggcacttacaatagaagtgaatgtggtcaatcaatgtggtttcaaaagtatagccacaagacgtaaacaatgtgtgttaacatgattttagtgtgataaaatagcttgctaaccttttctgtgtaaagttatagccaattatacaactttgttgccatgacgatgtaatgtcaacaaaccctaaaatgactgtaaaaatgacaatttaaacaaaggTCAAATatcacatgagttttaacagaagaattaatgtaagtgcttttataaaattataagcttcacatttctgcctttaaaccctccaaaaatgagcCCCagtcgcttccattgtaagtgcctcactgtaacctcgttgcgtaatgattcgcctcagtccgggtggcggaggatgaatcccagtcgcctccacatctgagaccgtcaacctgcacatcttaccACGTGGCCTGTTGAGCACGTtgaccacggagacatagcgcatgtggagacttcacgccatccaccgcggcaactacgctcaactcaccatgcgccccaccgagaaagaaccacattatagtgaccacgaggaggttaccccatgtgactctaccctccctagcaactgggccaatttggttgcttaggaaacctggctgcatttttgctttttttttaaagaaaaggagggatgagtcataatcaacattatgccacaaatgctgtcaattgagcttaatttgaaatgaaacctggaatattcctttaaggtgataGGAGCTTTGACATGTAATTTGTTAGCCAATCAACTAgtgtactctctctttgtctaacatttaaattgcctcagttgtttgcaggCAAGATAGTTTCACTGCAGTtctctctctgaaaccctcctcctccccagcacaaCTTGTCTAGAGCTTCTTCAAGGGgatatgtctaattgtgcagacGCAAGTCCTACATGCTTGATACAGCATGTCttatgtatgtctaattgtgcagcagcatgtcctacataCTCAACATAGCATGCCTGTGTATGTTCTATTAATAGCAAATCTTCGTACTTGCTCTTCAGAAGCAGCAGCGTAAGctgatctagtccaccaagaccaaacctacaaacttgtcatatccattatCATAACACCTTAAATATATTTCATCAGTTGTCATGATTGACCTTATGATTGTGTATgattaggatagcaaaataaataggcttatggACTTTTAAAAGGGACAAGAAAACGCTTTCCATATCTTTTGTTCAAAGGCTGTGTGTCCAGACAAACTGTACAATATTTTGGCAAAAATAACCTGTTACTTGGtcgaagctagccaaattaggtagATGCCAACATGGATAGGTTGTGTGACATGAACCTTTCCTTGAAAACCATAAACcaaactatgcaaggtaaaaaaacaacaactcagaCTACATTATATACAGGTTCACTTGCAATGAGTTTAAACATGGTTTGGGCCGACCACAATGTATTTTGTGTGGTAAATGATTGGCTGCCGAGAGCTTGAAACCATCAAGTGAATGCATCTAAATTTAATAGACTTCTGTTCACTTTTGACAAAAAACTGTTGccactgtgttgggtcaccactctGTGGTTCCTTAATCAAAACTAGTTGAAAACCACTGTTATGGATTATGTTGTGTTGTACCTACTTTTATCTCTGTTGTGGAGTCAAGGTAAATGTTGATGCTTATTCTCCATTTGCCTGTCCTTTTTACACCTACAGAGCGTCTTCAAGTGCGACTTTCTCAACCTGCAGCTGCAGCAGCCATTGCAGCTGGCCAGTGATGCACTAGATACCTTTCTGCagcagctacacagccccatcGAAGCTTTACCTGGCCAGCTCTTTCACGTGGTGGTGTTCTCCCTGCTTCTCTCTTATTTTCCCTCGCCCTACCAGCGTTGGCTCTGCTGCAAGAAAGCCCATGAACTATTGACCCTGAATGGCCTTCTCCTCATCATCACCCCTGACTCCTCCCATCAGGGCCGCCATGCACTAATGATGCGTAGCTGGCGAGTTGCAGTCGAGTCGCTGGGCTTCAAGCGCTACAAGTACGTGAAGTACTCCCATATGCACCTCATTGCTTTCCGCAAGGTGTCATCCACCACCAGCAGCGACCTGGTCAGCCGTAACTACCCGGAGATGCTCTACATACCGCAGGACTTTCACACGTTCGAGGATGAGGGGTTCACAGATTCCTACGAGCCTCCACATTCCGAATTCGAGGACGACCAGTTGGCGTGGAGCTTTGCGGAGTTGCCGGACACGCCATATGATTCGGACTCTGGCGAGAGCCAAAGTAGCACGGCACCCTT
This genomic window from Myxocyprinus asiaticus isolate MX2 ecotype Aquarium Trade chromosome 48, UBuf_Myxa_2, whole genome shotgun sequence contains:
- the LOC127437768 gene encoding S-adenosylmethionine sensor upstream of mTORC1-like isoform X2 is translated as MSIASESKFRGTTKMGDFEKIWREHCEDEQTLSEYAMAMKNLADNHWANKCEGEGRIEWCRSVCQEYFQDGGMRRVLEKDEKSARHAAAGNNTSVYTPPQPSSPSSMFQLERIRLLDVGSCFNPFLKFDEFLTVGIDIVPAVESVFKCDFLNLQLQQPLQLASDALDTFLQQLHSPIEALPGQLFHVVVFSLLLSYFPSPYQRWLCCKKAHELLTLNGLLLIITPDSSHQGRHALMMRSWRVAVESLGFKRYKYVKYSHMHLIAFRKVSSTTSSDLVSRNYPEMLYIPQDFHTFEDEGFTDSYEPPHSEFEDDQLAWSFAELPDTPYDSDSGESQSSTAPLHELEDPILLHS
- the LOC127437768 gene encoding S-adenosylmethionine sensor upstream of mTORC1-like isoform X1, whose protein sequence is MDLRSIAETDPDLPEYHPGSATEELQSRNKEQEKLSGVVKSVHRQLRRKYIEVGDFEKIWREHCEDEQTLSEYAMAMKNLADNHWANKCEGEGRIEWCRSVCQEYFQDGGMRRVLEKDEKSARHAAAGNNTSVYTPPQPSSPSSMFQLERIRLLDVGSCFNPFLKFDEFLTVGIDIVPAVESVFKCDFLNLQLQQPLQLASDALDTFLQQLHSPIEALPGQLFHVVVFSLLLSYFPSPYQRWLCCKKAHELLTLNGLLLIITPDSSHQGRHALMMRSWRVAVESLGFKRYKYVKYSHMHLIAFRKVSSTTSSDLVSRNYPEMLYIPQDFHTFEDEGFTDSYEPPHSEFEDDQLAWSFAELPDTPYDSDSGESQSSTAPLHELEDPILLHS